A stretch of Chloracidobacterium sp. DNA encodes these proteins:
- a CDS encoding ATP-dependent 6-phosphofructokinase yields the protein MTLPKPEDLVIRSLGECRFPSPLQLGAAVGEYHGEFMSDAARIRFHVELDSLDARPDDLFFERAGPRERLFFDPTKVKAAIVTCGGLCPGLNNVIRSVFLTLKYNYGVPEVYGVRYGYRGLNPAYGDGFVLLKHEMIENIHLQGGTFLGSSRGPQPVDVMLDTLTVRGIDMLFCVGGDGTQRGAEALARAARERGRPLAVVGIPKTIDNDIPYVFRSFGYGTAVEKAREVIAGAHAEAKGAPNGVVIVKLMGRNAGFIAAGATTASQEVNFALIPELPFDLEPPNGFLAHLERRILSRGHAVVVVAEGAGQHLFGDLPVERDASGNIKHHDIGVYLRDRITAYFRERRIEANVRYIDPSYIIRSVPANCDDAQLSDRFARYAVHAAMAGKTDLLIGYWHGTFVHVPMPLVTSQRKQLSPKSSLWLSVLATTGQPPLMVNTPPPSSAL from the coding sequence ATGACGTTGCCGAAGCCTGAAGATTTGGTCATCCGGTCGTTGGGTGAATGTCGTTTCCCGTCGCCGCTGCAACTGGGCGCGGCGGTCGGCGAATACCACGGCGAGTTCATGTCGGACGCCGCTCGGATTCGCTTTCATGTCGAGCTGGACAGCCTTGACGCCCGCCCGGACGACCTGTTTTTTGAACGCGCCGGGCCGCGTGAGCGGCTGTTTTTCGACCCAACCAAGGTCAAGGCGGCGATTGTGACCTGCGGCGGTTTGTGTCCGGGTCTCAACAACGTCATTCGGTCGGTGTTTTTGACGCTCAAGTACAACTACGGCGTCCCGGAGGTGTACGGCGTTCGGTACGGCTACCGTGGCTTAAATCCGGCGTACGGCGACGGCTTCGTCCTGCTCAAGCATGAAATGATCGAAAACATCCATCTACAAGGCGGGACGTTCCTTGGTTCGTCGCGCGGGCCGCAGCCGGTGGACGTTATGCTCGACACGCTGACTGTCCGGGGGATTGACATGTTGTTTTGCGTCGGCGGCGACGGAACGCAGCGGGGCGCAGAGGCTCTTGCGCGCGCCGCCCGCGAACGCGGCCGTCCGCTGGCGGTGGTTGGCATCCCCAAAACAATTGACAACGACATCCCCTATGTCTTTCGGTCGTTCGGCTACGGAACGGCGGTTGAGAAGGCGCGGGAAGTCATTGCGGGCGCGCATGCCGAGGCGAAAGGCGCGCCAAACGGCGTGGTCATCGTCAAGCTGATGGGACGCAATGCGGGTTTCATTGCGGCGGGCGCGACAACGGCTAGTCAGGAGGTCAACTTCGCGCTGATCCCTGAACTCCCATTTGATCTCGAACCGCCGAATGGCTTTCTAGCCCATCTGGAGCGGCGCATCCTCAGCCGCGGCCATGCCGTTGTAGTCGTCGCCGAAGGCGCCGGGCAGCATCTTTTCGGTGATTTACCAGTGGAACGGGACGCTTCGGGGAACATCAAGCACCATGACATCGGCGTGTACCTGCGCGACCGCATTACGGCGTACTTTCGCGAGCGCCGGATTGAGGCCAACGTCCGGTACATTGATCCGAGCTACATCATTCGGAGCGTCCCCGCCAACTGCGATGACGCGCAGCTTAGCGACCGTTTCGCCCGCTACGCCGTACATGCCGCCATGGCCGGCAAGACGGATTTGCTCATCGGTTACTGGCATGGGACGTTCGTGCATGTGCCGATGCCGTTGGTCACCAGTCAGAGGAAGCAACTCTCGCCGAAGAGCAGTTTGTGGCTTTCGGTGCTGGCGACGACAGGGCAGCCGCCTCTGATGGTGAACACACCGCCGCCATCCTCTGCGTTATGA
- a CDS encoding dihydroorotate dehydrogenase, protein MSDNPLAVTFAGLHFKNPVIPASGTFGYGLEFLPFFDLSRLGGFCTKGLSPQPLRGNPPPRIVETPAGMLNAIGLQNIGVRAFVAEKLPALRAYDTHIIANIFGFSIEDFLEVVTVLNDADGVAAYELNISCPNVKEGGTQFGNDPRLAAQVTEAVKRAATRPVIVKLSPNAPSIVEVARAVEQAGADALSLVNTFVGLAIDVYTHRPRLAYTTGGLSGPAIRPLAVRMVYEVSQVVRIPRIGMGGITNWMDALEFILAGATAVQLGTINYTEPCAALHVIEGLETYCRERDTTIAALVGAFKPQT, encoded by the coding sequence ATGAGCGACAACCCGTTGGCTGTTACGTTCGCTGGTTTACACTTCAAGAATCCGGTTATTCCGGCGAGCGGCACGTTTGGCTACGGGCTGGAATTTCTGCCGTTTTTCGACCTTTCGCGGTTGGGCGGCTTTTGCACGAAGGGGCTTTCGCCGCAGCCGCTCCGGGGGAATCCGCCGCCCCGCATTGTGGAAACGCCGGCGGGGATGCTCAACGCGATTGGGTTGCAGAACATTGGCGTGCGGGCGTTTGTCGCAGAAAAGCTGCCTGCGTTGCGTGCCTACGATACGCATATCATCGCCAACATCTTCGGCTTTTCCATCGAGGATTTTCTGGAGGTCGTGACGGTGCTCAACGACGCCGACGGCGTGGCGGCGTATGAACTGAACATTTCCTGCCCGAACGTCAAGGAAGGCGGGACGCAGTTCGGGAACGATCCACGTTTGGCGGCGCAGGTGACGGAAGCGGTGAAGCGCGCGGCGACGCGGCCGGTCATCGTGAAGTTGTCCCCGAACGCGCCGAGCATTGTCGAGGTGGCGCGTGCGGTTGAGCAGGCCGGCGCGGACGCCCTCTCGCTGGTCAATACGTTTGTCGGATTGGCGATAGACGTTTACACGCACCGGCCGCGACTGGCGTACACGACGGGCGGGCTTTCAGGGCCGGCGATTCGGCCGCTGGCCGTCCGCATGGTGTACGAGGTGTCGCAGGTTGTACGCATTCCGCGCATCGGGATGGGCGGGATCACGAACTGGATGGACGCCTTGGAGTTTATTCTGGCGGGCGCGACGGCGGTGCAGCTTGGGACGATTAACTACACCGAGCCGTGCGCCGCGTTGCACGTCATTGAAGGGCTGGAGACCTACTGCCGCGAGCGCGACACGACGATTGCGGCGCTGGTGGGAGCGTTCAAGCCGCAGACGTGA
- a CDS encoding TetR/AcrR family transcriptional regulator, with protein MRNPTAKAAAVTPSTRDELLRAAVRVVATDGLPKLTLETVARAAGVSKGGLLYHFPTKDALIQALIETFIAEWDRATALEYARDPEPNKPGRWLRAYVRASFADFDPDEMLTLGLAQGDMAGFVAALAVNPELLALIRAAYERWHRLLISDGLDDATATAVRFAADGIYFAEGFGLAPPTGETRRRVRDLILRWIDLAVCGADASAQRDGSAG; from the coding sequence ATGCGCAACCCCACCGCCAAAGCCGCCGCTGTGACGCCTTCGACGCGCGATGAACTGCTGCGCGCCGCCGTCCGCGTGGTGGCGACCGACGGCTTGCCCAAGCTGACCCTTGAAACGGTGGCTCGCGCGGCCGGCGTCAGCAAGGGCGGGTTGCTGTATCACTTTCCGACGAAGGACGCGCTCATTCAGGCGCTCATTGAAACATTCATCGCCGAATGGGATCGCGCGACGGCGCTGGAGTACGCCCGCGACCCCGAACCGAACAAACCGGGGCGGTGGCTGCGCGCGTACGTCCGGGCGTCCTTCGCCGACTTTGACCCCGACGAGATGCTGACGCTTGGCTTGGCGCAGGGTGACATGGCGGGTTTTGTCGCTGCGCTGGCGGTCAACCCGGAGCTTCTGGCGTTGATTCGCGCGGCGTACGAGCGTTGGCATCGGTTGCTGATTTCCGACGGCCTGGATGACGCGACGGCGACGGCGGTTCGGTTCGCCGCCGACGGCATTTACTTTGCGGAAGGTTTTGGTTTGGCGCCGCCGACCGGTGAGACGCGGCGGCGCGTGCGCGATTTGATCCTGCGCTGGATTGACCTTGCGGTATGCGGGGCGGACGCCTCGGCGCAGCGCGACGGCTCGGCGGGATGA